One window of the Bos indicus isolate NIAB-ARS_2022 breed Sahiwal x Tharparkar chromosome 15, NIAB-ARS_B.indTharparkar_mat_pri_1.0, whole genome shotgun sequence genome contains the following:
- the LOC109569215 gene encoding histone H4-like → MSGRGKGGKGLGKGGAKRHRKVLRDNIQGITKPAIRRLARRGGVKRISGLIYEETRGVLKVFLENVIRDVVTYTEHAKRKTVTAMDVVYALKRQGRTLYGFGG, encoded by the coding sequence ATGTCTGGACGCGGCAAAGGCGGCAAAGGTCTGGGGAAAGGCGGCGCTAAGCGCCACCGTAAGGTTCTGCGCGACAACATCCAGGGCATCACTAAACCTGCTATCCGCCGCCTGGCTCGTCGTGGTGGTGTGAAGCGCATCTCTGGGCTCATCTACGAAGAGACCCGCGGGGTCCTAAAAGTGTTTCTGGAGAACGTGATCCGGGACGTGGTCACCTACACCGAGCATGCCAAGCGGAAGACAGTCACCGCTATGGACGTGGTCTACGCTCTCAAGCGCCAGGGCCGTACTCTCTACGGCTTTGGCGGTTAA
- the LOC109568883 gene encoding putative olfactory receptor 56B2, translating into MFQDLGNFNSSKFQVSEFILLGFPGIHSWQHWLSLPLVLLYLLALSANILILIIINQEATLHQPMYYFLGILAVVDMGLATTIMPKILTILWFNAKTIGLPECFVQMYAIHSFVGMESGIFVCMAIDRYVAICQPLCYSSIITKSFVLKATVLMALRNSLTTIPIPVLAAQRHYCSKNQIEHCLCSNLGVTSLSCDDRTVNSVYQLLLAWILMGSDLGLILVSYALILHSVLKLNSMEATSKALSTCTSHLILILFFYTVVIVISITHSATMTFPLIPVLLNVLHNVIPPALNPMVYALKNKELRQGLCKLLKLDFKGN; encoded by the coding sequence ATGTTCCAGGATCTCGGAAATTTCAACAGCTCAAAGTTTCAGGTCTCTGAGTTCATTCTTTTGGGATTCCCAGGCATTCACAGCTGGCAGCACTGGCTATCCCTGCCCCTGGTTCTGCTCTACCTCTTAGCTCTCAGTGCAAACATCCTTATCTTGATCATCATCAATCAAGAGGCAACACTGCACCAGCCTATGTATTATTTCCTGGGCATCCTGGCTGTGGTTGACATGGGCCTTGCTACCACCATCATGCCCAAGATTTTGACCATCTTGTGGTTCAATGCGAAGACCATTGGTCTCCCTGAGTGCTTTGTACAGATGTATGCCATACATAGCTTTGTAGGAATGGAATCAGGCATTTTTGTCTGCATGGCTATAGATAGATATGTGGCAATTTGTCAACCACTGTGTTATTCATCAATCATCACCAAATCTTTTGTGCTCAAAGCTACTGTGCTCATGGCACTCAGAAACAGCCTGACTACCATCCCAATTCCTGTGTTGGCGGCTCAGAGACACTATTGCTCAAAAAACCAAATTGAGCACTGTCTGTGCTCTAATCTTGGTGTCACTAGTCTATCCTGTGATGACAGAACAGTCAACAGTGTTTACCAGCTACTTTTGGCCTGGATACTCATGGGGagtgacttgggtttgattcttgtATCCTATGCTTTGATACTTCACTCTGTACTGAAACTGAACTCAATGGAAGCTACATCCAAGGCCCTGAGTACCTGCACTTCCCACCTCATCCTAATCCTGTTTTTCTACACAGTCGTTATTGTCATTTCTATCACCCATAGTGCAACAATGACGTTTCCCCTCATCCCAGTTCTACTCAATGTACTCCACAACGTcattcctcctgctctcaatcctaTGGTCTATGCACTCAAGAACAAGGAGCTCAGACAGGGCTTATGCAAGCTCCTTAAGCTGGACTTCAAAGGCAATTAA
- the LOC109568884 gene encoding putative olfactory receptor 56B2 yields the protein MVQECQVCFQVKAMCLDSVKSQDLSNSNSSEFQVSEFILLGFPGIHSWQHWLSLPLALLYLLALSANILILIIINKEATLHQPMYYFLGILAVVDMGLPTTIMPKILAILWFNSKAISFPQCFIQMYAIHCFVAMESGIFVCMAIDRYVAICRPLRYPSIITGSFVVKATLFMALRNSLTTIPIPVFAAQRQYCSKNQIEHCLCSNLGVTSLSCDDDKTVKSIYQLLLAWTLMGSDLGLIILSYALILQSVLKLNSAESASKALSTCTSHLILILFFYTVIIVISITHSAAMTVPLIPVLLNVLHNGIPSALNPIVYALKNKELRQGLYKLLKLDFKGN from the exons ATGGTGCAAGAATGTCAAGTCTGTTTTCAG GTTAAAGCTATGTGTTTAGATTCAG TGAAGTCCCAGGATCTCAGCAACTCCAACAGCTCAGAGTTCCAGGTCTCTGAGTTCATTCTTTTGGGATTCCCAGGCATTCACAGCTGGCAACACTGGCTATCCCTGCCCCTGGCTCTGCTCTACCTCTTAGCTCTCAGTGCCAACATCCTTATCTTGATCATTATCAATAAGGAGGCAACATTGCACCAGCCTATGTATTATTTCCTGGGCATCCTGGCTGTAGTAGACATGGGTCTGCCTACTACCATCATGCCCAAGATTTTGGCAATCTTGTGGTTTAATTCAAAAGCCATCAGTTTCCCTCAGTGCTTTATACAGATGTATGCTATACACTGTTTTGTGGCCATGGAATCAGGCATCTTTGTTTGCATGGCTATAGATAGATATGTAGCCATTTGTCGACCTCTACGCTATCCATCGATAATTACTGGCTCCTTTGTGGTCAAAGCAACTCTGTTCATGGCGCTCAGAAATAGCCTAACTACTATCCCAATTCCTGTGTTTGCAGCTCAGAGACAGTACTGTTCAAAGAACCAGATTGAGCACTGTCTTTGCTCAAATCTTGGAGTCACTAGCCTATCTTGTGATGATGACAAGACAGTCAAGAGTATCTACCAGCTACTTCTGGCATGGACACTCATGGGAAGTGATTTGGGTTTGATTATTTTATCATATGCCTTGATACTTCAATCTGTATTGAAGTTGAACTCAGCAGAATCTGCATCCAAGGCCTTAAGTACCTGCACTTCCCACCTCATCCTAATTCTTTTCTTCTACACAGTCATTATTGTCATTTCTATCACCCACAGTGCAGCAATGACAGTTCCCCTCATCCCAGTTCTACTCAATGTACTCCATAATGGtattccttctgccctcaatcccatTGTCTATGCACTCAAGAACAAGGAGCTCAGACAGGGCTTATATAAACTTCTTAAACTGGACTTCAAAGGCAACTAA
- the LOC109569394 gene encoding olfactory receptor 52N4-like, producing the protein MIILNQTDLTPASFVLTGIPGLEDRHFWISLPFCTMYVVAVVGNCGLLYLIRYEDSLHRSMYYFLAMLSLTDLVMCTTTIPKALCIFWFHLKEISFDECLVQMFFIYAFTGMESGVLMLMAFDRYVAICYPLRYSTILTNTIIAKAGLITFLRGVLLVIPLTFIIKRLPYCRGNIIHHTYCDHMAVAKLSCGNIKINVNYGQMVALLIGGFDILCISVSYTMILWAVVSLSSAEAQWKAFSTCTAHICAIVFSYSPAFFCFFSHRFRGHRIPPSCHIIVANIYLLLPPTMNPIIYGVKTKQIRDCVIRILLGSKDTKSHSI; encoded by the coding sequence ATGATAATTCTGAACCAAACAGACTTGACACCAGCTTCATTCGTTCTTACTGGAATCCCAGGACTGGAGGACAGGCATTTCTGGATTTCTTTGCCATTCTGCACAATGTATGTTGTGGCTGTGGTTGGTAATTGTGGACTCCTCTACCTCATTCGATATGAGGATTCCTTGCACAGGTCCATGTAttactttttggccatgcttTCTCTAACTGACCTTGTCATGTGCACTACTACAATTCCTAAAGCCCTCTGCATCTTCTGGTTCCacctgaaggaaatcagctttGATGAATGCCTGGTCCAGATGTTCTTCATCTATGCCTTCACAGGGATGGAGTCTGGGGTGCTTATGCTTATGGCCTtcgaccgctatgtggccatctgctaCCCTCTGCGTTACTCAACTATCCTCACCAATACTATTATTGCAAAGGCAGGGCTCATCACTTTCCTGAGAGGTGTGTTGCTTGTCATTCCCTTGACTTTCATCATCAAAAGACTACCCTATTGCAGAGGCAATATAATACACCATACCTACTGTGACCACATGGCTGTAGCCAAGTTATCTTGTGGAAATATCAAGATCAATGTCAACTATGGTCAGATGGTTGCCCTCCTGATTGGGGGTTTTGACATCTTGTGCATCTCAGTCTCCTACACAATGATCCTCTGGGCGGTGGTCAGCCTCTCCTCAGCAGAAGCTCAGTGGAAGGCCTTCAGTACCTGCACTGCCCACATCTGTGCTATAGTTTTCTCCTACAGCCCAgccttcttttgtttcttttcccaccGCTTTCGGGGTCACAGAATTCCTCCATCATGCCACATCATTGTGGCCAATATTTATTTGCTCTTGCCTCCCACTATGAACCCTATCATCTATGGAGTGAAAACCAAGCAGATACGAGACTGTGTCATAAGGATCCTTTTAGGTTCTAAGGATACTAAATCCCACAGCATATGA